The genomic DNA AAGAAGGGCAAAGTGGCGGAGCTCGAAAACTTCCTGGCCACCAAGGATACTCACGCCAAGGTGGGCATGGGCCACACCCGCTGGGCCACCCACGGCGAGCCCAACGACGTGAACGCTCACCCGCACTTCTCGACCTCGGAGCGCATCGCCATCATTCACAATGGCATTATTGAGAATTACGCCTCGCTGAAAACGCACCTGGAAAAGCAGGGCCACGTTTTCCATTCCGATACCGACACGGAGGTTTTCGTTAATCTCATCGAGGATATCCAAACCAACAACAGCTGCTCGCTGGAAGAGGCCGTGCGCCTGGCGCTGCACGAAGTAGTTGGTGCCTACGCCATTGTGGTGCTCAGCAAGGATGCCCCCGACCAGCTCATCGCGGCCCGCAAAGGCTCGCCGCTGGTTATTGGCATCGGGGAAGGCGAGTTTTTCGTGGCCTCCGACGCTACCCCCATCATCGAGTACACCAACGAAGTGGTGTATGTAAACGACTACGAATTGGTCGTTATCAAGGATGGGCAAATGGCCATCCGCTCGCGCGAGGATGTGGTGCAAACGCCCTACATTCAGCGTCTGGAGTTGGAGCTTGATAGCATTGAAAAGGGTGGCTATGAGCACTTTATGCTCAAAGAGATTTTTGAGCAGCCGCGCTCCATTCTCGATTCGATGCGCGGACGCCTGGAGTTGGGGGGTAGCCACCTGAACATGGCCGGCTTCCGGGCCTACGAGCAGAAGTTTATCAATGCCCAGCGCATCATCATCGTGGCGTGCGGCACGAGCTGGCACGCCGGCCTGGTGGCCGAATACCTGATTGAGGACCTGGCTCGCATTCCGGTCGAGGTAGAGTACGCGTCGGAATTCCGCTACCGCAACCCGGTTATCTCGGAGCGCGATATCGTGATTGCCATCTCGCAAAGCGGCGAAACGGCCGATACCCTGGCCGCCCTGGAGCTGGCCAAAGGCAAAGGCGCGACCATCTTTGGCATTTGCAACGTGGTGGGCAGCAGCATTGCCCGCGCCACCGACGCCGGGGCCTACACCCACGCCGGCCCCGAAATCGGCGTGGCTTCGACCAAAGCCTTCACCGCCCAGGTAACCGTGCTGACGCTGCTGGCCATGTGCATCGGCCAGCGCAAAGGCACCCTGTCGGATACGCGCCTGCGCGAACTGACCACCGAACTGCACAACATCCCCGCCAAGGTAGAGAAGGCGCTAAAGCTGGACGCTGAGATTCA from Hymenobacter psoromatis includes the following:
- a CDS encoding glutamine--fructose-6-phosphate aminotransferase, yielding MCGIVAYLGHREACPIILKGLHRLEYRGYDSAGVALLNGTLNVYKKKGKVAELENFLATKDTHAKVGMGHTRWATHGEPNDVNAHPHFSTSERIAIIHNGIIENYASLKTHLEKQGHVFHSDTDTEVFVNLIEDIQTNNSCSLEEAVRLALHEVVGAYAIVVLSKDAPDQLIAARKGSPLVIGIGEGEFFVASDATPIIEYTNEVVYVNDYELVVIKDGQMAIRSREDVVQTPYIQRLELELDSIEKGGYEHFMLKEIFEQPRSILDSMRGRLELGGSHLNMAGFRAYEQKFINAQRIIIVACGTSWHAGLVAEYLIEDLARIPVEVEYASEFRYRNPVISERDIVIAISQSGETADTLAALELAKGKGATIFGICNVVGSSIARATDAGAYTHAGPEIGVASTKAFTAQVTVLTLLAMCIGQRKGTLSDTRLRELTTELHNIPAKVEKALKLDAEIQQIAETFKDVPNFLYLGRGYNFPVALEGALKLKEISYIHAEGYPAAEMKHGPIALIDENMPVVVIATKDSSYEKVVSNIQEVKARKGRIIAVVTEGDTTIPAMAEFVIEVPATSEVLMPLVSVIPLQLLSYHIAVLRGCNVDQPRNLAKSVTVE